A single genomic interval of Malania oleifera isolate guangnan ecotype guangnan chromosome 11, ASM2987363v1, whole genome shotgun sequence harbors:
- the LOC131168009 gene encoding probable xyloglucan endotransglucosylase/hydrolase protein 32, whose translation MHLALAVASSSLFMALFLSLLLFLLASPSNAQWPPSPGYYPSSRFRSMSFHEGFRNLWGPQHQRDEQNALKIWLDSTSGSGFKSVRPFRSGYFGASIKLQPGYTAGVITAFYLSNNEAHPGYHDEVDIEFLGTTFGKPYTLQTNVYIRGSGDGRIIGREMKFHLWFDPTKNFHHYAILWSPKEIIFLVDDVPIRRYPRKSADTFPQRPMWVYGSIWDASSWATEDGKYRADYRFQPFVGWYTNFKASGCSAYSTPRCRPVSASPYRSGGLSGPQYKTMRWVQRHYMIYNYCKDHKRDHSLTPECWRKK comes from the exons ATGCATTTAGCCTTAGCAGTCGCTAGCTCATCTCTCTTCAtggctctctttctctcccttctcctcTTCCTTCTGGCTTCTCCAAGCAATGCTCAGTGGCCACCTTCTCCTGGCTACTATCCAAGCTCTAGATTTAGGTCTATGAGCTTTCATGAAGGGTTTAGGAACCTCTGGGGTCCTCAGCACCAAAGAGATGAACAAAATGCACTAAAAATTTGGCTTGACAGTACCTCAG GAAGTGGGTTCAAATCGGTTCGCCCATTTCGATCCGGGTACTTCGGCGCCTCCATCAAGCTCCAACCTGGTTACACTGCAGGAGTGATAACAGCATTCTAT CTTTCGAACAATGAAGCTCATCCAGGGTACCACGACGAAGTCGATATCGAGTTCCTGGGGACAACATTTGGGAAGCCATATACATTACAGACTAATGTTTACATCAGAGGAAGTGGGGATGGGAGAATCATAGGGAGAGAAATGAAGTTTCATCTATGGTTTGATCCAACTAAAAACTTTCACCACTATGCCATTTTGTGGAGTCCTAAGGAGATCAT aTTTCTTGTGGATGATGTGCCCATAAGGAGATACCCCAGGAAGAGTGCAGACACTTTCCCCCAAAGGCCAATGTGGGTGTATGGGTCCATATGGGACGCCTCGTCATGGGCCACCGAAGACGGAAAATACAGGGCAGATTACCGGTTCCAGCCCTTCGTCGGATGGTACACCAATTTCAAGGCCAGCGGTTGCTCCGCCTACTCTACGCCGCGCTGCCGGCCGGTCTCCGCCTCCCCCTACCGCTCCGGCGGGCTGAGCGGACCACAGTACAAAACCATGAGATGGGTCCAACGCCATTACATGATCTATAACTACTGCAAGGACCACAAGAGAGACCATTCTCTTACGCCCGAGTGCTGGCGCAAAAAGTGA